The Brachyspira hyodysenteriae ATCC 27164 genome includes a window with the following:
- a CDS encoding VWA domain-containing protein translates to MNDKNNIDYKNITRWRLVLGSFAEDNIELDSAYSETDKALGFLYDREYSKEAGYADFESKENRGGKNKSDLTVPTWVAKVKKLFPKKTVEIMQTHALEKYNLTEMITDEDILKEMEPNMELLKNILTFKDMMNGNVKKLAYDIVRKVVNDIKNKMETDIKKVFYGKKLPNSTTQNKIFKNLDIKKTIRNNLKNYNIEDRTIFVDKLYFNQNIKKYNPWHIIILIDESGSMLDSVIYSSIMASIFSNLPYLSIKLVIFDTSIVDLSDSVKDPIDVLFKVQLGGGTDIVMALEYAKKITTIPDKTIVLLISDLYDSNDYKHMYKSARDIIEARSKLFVLPALDYNADSSYDKEAAKQFAKIGAKVAAITPDELSKWISTVIS, encoded by the coding sequence ATGAATGATAAAAATAATATAGATTATAAAAATATAACAAGATGGCGTTTAGTGCTTGGAAGTTTTGCTGAGGATAATATAGAACTTGACAGTGCATATTCTGAAACAGACAAAGCATTAGGTTTTTTATACGACAGAGAATACAGCAAAGAAGCAGGATATGCAGATTTTGAAAGTAAAGAAAATAGAGGCGGAAAAAATAAAAGTGATTTAACTGTTCCTACTTGGGTGGCAAAGGTAAAAAAATTATTTCCTAAAAAAACTGTTGAAATCATGCAAACTCATGCTTTAGAAAAATATAATCTTACAGAAATGATTACTGATGAGGATATTTTAAAAGAGATGGAGCCAAATATGGAGCTTTTAAAAAATATTCTCACATTTAAAGATATGATGAACGGCAATGTTAAAAAACTTGCTTATGATATTGTCAGAAAAGTTGTCAATGATATAAAAAATAAAATGGAAACTGATATAAAAAAAGTTTTCTATGGAAAAAAACTTCCTAACTCCACAACTCAAAATAAAATATTTAAAAATCTTGATATAAAAAAAACAATAAGAAATAATTTAAAAAACTATAACATAGAAGATAGAACTATATTTGTAGATAAATTATATTTCAATCAAAATATAAAAAAATATAATCCTTGGCATATAATAATACTTATAGATGAAAGCGGTTCTATGCTTGACTCTGTAATATACTCTTCGATAATGGCTTCTATATTTTCAAATCTTCCTTATTTATCTATTAAACTTGTAATATTTGATACTTCCATAGTTGATCTAAGCGATAGTGTAAAAGATCCTATAGATGTATTATTTAAAGTACAGTTAGGAGGAGGTACTGATATTGTTATGGCTTTGGAATATGCAAAAAAGATTACAACAATTCCAGATAAAACTATAGTACTTCTTATAAGCGATTTATATGATAGCAATGATTACAAGCATATGTATAAAAGTGCAAGAGACATAATAGAAGCAAGATCAAAACTTTTTGTACTTCCTGCTTTAGACTATAATGCAGATTCTAGTTATGATAAAGAAGCAGCCAAACAGTTTGCAAAAATCGGTGCTAAAGTTGCAGCTATTACACCAGATGAGCTTTCCAAATGGATAAGCACTGTAATATCATAA
- a CDS encoding TRM11 family methyltransferase has translation MNKKSIINHLETDKKLISILKKLPNNYWDFKYENTKEYTHSMHSYPAVMVAPISRNIINIVKQVMEVDSLLDPFSGSGTVLVEGMLANIKNVYGNDINPLAIFISKVKTNKLNINKLKKEASILLEQINDDYNENINFYELADEYFEKSIDLTSKDGWGNNAPEYLKKYIDSQKNNFEIPNFKNIGYWFKPRAILQLQMIKNNILKIEDKNIRNFLFVAFSETIRLVSNRRNGEFKMFRMKPIKVKSFRPNVLKEFTDILDKNIEKMNSFTDACNKNGITSKVKIFNNNVIDLFDIPDSSVDLVVTSPPYGDSRTTVAYGEYSRLSLQWIDLSGLSEKEIMMIDKTLMGGTKFRKGFEFSIPSKTLKKSLEAIKNNSLERAGDVYSFYLDLEKAISSISKKTKTGGYQFWVVGNRTVKGELLKTDKIIKEIASQYDLCYVYTIDRNIINKVMPSLNSPTNTVGKKSETMCNEHIVILRKK, from the coding sequence ATGAATAAAAAATCAATAATCAATCATCTAGAAACAGATAAAAAATTAATATCTATACTAAAAAAATTGCCTAATAATTATTGGGATTTTAAATATGAGAATACAAAAGAATATACTCATAGTATGCATAGTTATCCGGCTGTAATGGTTGCTCCTATAAGCAGAAATATTATTAATATAGTTAAGCAAGTTATGGAAGTAGATTCTTTACTTGATCCTTTTTCTGGTTCTGGTACAGTTCTTGTTGAAGGGATGCTTGCTAATATTAAAAATGTATATGGAAATGATATTAATCCTCTTGCAATATTTATTTCAAAAGTAAAAACTAATAAACTTAATATAAATAAGCTTAAAAAAGAAGCTTCGATTTTATTAGAACAAATTAATGATGATTATAATGAAAATATTAATTTTTATGAATTGGCAGATGAGTATTTTGAAAAAAGTATTGATCTTACATCAAAAGATGGTTGGGGAAATAATGCTCCTGAATATCTTAAAAAATATATAGATTCCCAAAAAAATAATTTTGAAATACCTAATTTTAAAAATATAGGCTATTGGTTTAAGCCTAGAGCAATATTACAGCTTCAAATGATTAAAAATAATATTTTAAAAATTGAAGATAAAAATATAAGAAATTTTTTATTTGTGGCATTTAGTGAAACAATTAGACTTGTATCCAATCGCAGAAATGGAGAGTTTAAAATGTTTAGAATGAAGCCTATAAAAGTGAAAAGTTTTAGGCCTAATGTATTAAAAGAATTCACTGACATTTTAGATAAAAATATAGAAAAAATGAATAGCTTTACTGATGCTTGTAATAAAAATGGCATAACTTCAAAGGTTAAGATATTTAATAATAATGTTATAGATTTATTTGATATTCCTGATTCATCTGTTGATTTAGTAGTTACATCTCCTCCATATGGAGACAGCAGAACAACGGTTGCCTATGGAGAATACAGCAGATTATCACTTCAATGGATAGATTTATCCGGACTTTCTGAAAAAGAAATAATGATGATTGATAAAACATTGATGGGTGGAACTAAATTTAGAAAAGGATTTGAATTTTCTATTCCAAGTAAAACTTTAAAAAAATCTTTGGAGGCTATTAAAAATAATAGTTTGGAACGTGCAGGAGATGTATATAGTTTTTATTTGGATTTAGAAAAAGCAATATCATCTATTTCTAAAAAGACTAAAACAGGCGGATATCAATTTTGGGTTGTCGGAAATAGAACTGTTAAAGGAGAACTTTTAAAAACAGATAAAATAATAAAAGAAATTGCAAGTCAATATGATTTATGTTATGTTTATACAATTGATAGAAATATAATTAATAAAGTTATGCCTTCATTAAACTCACCTACAAATACAGTTGGTAAAAAATCAGAAACTATGTGTAATGAGCATATTGTTATACTTAGAAAAAAATAA
- the lon gene encoding endopeptidase La, with amino-acid sequence MARYKNKVNKDIDNNKNSDNNKNKKEDNIVAIVEDKLPSRLIIIPVMGKPLFPGLYAPFPIPAHHADAVNKAIAENDGFLGLNLYISDTPSEKRTPSVDEIYKVGVVVKVFKKLNLPDGGLNLLINSIRRYKVIKFVTTDPVIRAEPLYIPDIDPFRNEKEAKEIKAYTRALLSDMKALSENNPLFTEEMRLTMVNVDDPGRLADFVTSMLNVERASQQEILETFDIQERLEKVHLLLQKEREISEIQQKIQGSINSKVQKQQREYFLKEQLKEIKKELGYDTDPKQRDIEKYKKTLEELNVIEEVRERMEQKIEKISTIDTHSPEYTVSKNYLDTLFALPWNKENKEREDISKSKKILDRDHYGLEDVKERIYEFLAVRKLNPEKKSSILCFVGPPGVGKTSIGKSIAEALDRPFFRFSLGGMRDEAEIKGHRRTYIGAMPGKIIEALKIVKVKNPVLMLDEIDKLGTSFQGDPSSALLEVLDPEQNASFRDHYLDLPFDLSNVLFITTANTLDTIPRPLLDRMEVIRLSGYIMEEKLKIASKYIIPRQVKAHGLDIKNINFTNKAISAIIDGYAREAGVRNFERRIERICRKIAADIVEHNKKTYSYIVDEKDLEKYLKKPIFTEDFTEKDLKPGNSIGLAWTSLGGATLTIESIKVSEKKDSGNIQVTGQLGDVMSESVEIAYSYVKSVAKDYGVPENYFNDAMIHLHIPEGATPKDGPSAGITMATALLSLSMNKVIRNDTAMTGELSLNGKVLPIGGLKEKTIAAKRLGFIKHIIIPHENIRDLDEIPENVKKGLTFHPVKDVKEVFDFMFKLNKLNKANKSENKKSSKKTNKKSK; translated from the coding sequence ATGGCTAGGTATAAAAACAAAGTAAATAAAGATATAGATAATAATAAAAATAGCGATAATAATAAAAATAAAAAAGAGGATAATATAGTTGCAATAGTGGAAGATAAATTACCTTCAAGATTGATAATTATACCTGTAATGGGAAAGCCTTTATTTCCAGGGCTTTATGCTCCATTTCCAATACCTGCTCATCATGCAGATGCTGTAAATAAAGCAATAGCAGAGAATGACGGATTCTTAGGGCTTAATTTATATATTTCTGATACTCCATCCGAAAAGAGAACACCTTCTGTTGATGAAATTTATAAAGTAGGTGTTGTTGTAAAAGTATTCAAAAAATTGAATTTACCTGACGGAGGACTTAATCTTCTTATAAATTCTATACGAAGATATAAGGTTATAAAATTTGTAACTACAGATCCTGTTATAAGAGCAGAACCTCTTTATATACCTGATATAGATCCTTTTAGAAATGAGAAAGAAGCTAAAGAAATTAAAGCTTATACTAGGGCTTTACTTTCAGATATGAAAGCATTAAGTGAGAATAATCCTCTTTTCACTGAAGAAATGCGTCTTACTATGGTTAATGTTGATGATCCTGGAAGATTAGCTGATTTTGTCACTTCTATGCTTAATGTAGAGAGAGCTAGTCAGCAGGAAATACTTGAAACTTTTGATATTCAGGAAAGACTTGAAAAAGTTCATCTTCTTCTTCAGAAAGAGAGAGAAATATCTGAAATACAGCAGAAAATTCAAGGCAGCATCAATTCAAAGGTACAAAAACAGCAAAGAGAATATTTCTTAAAAGAACAGTTAAAAGAAATAAAAAAAGAATTAGGTTATGATACAGATCCTAAACAAAGAGATATAGAGAAATACAAAAAAACTCTTGAAGAGCTTAATGTTATAGAGGAAGTTAGAGAGAGAATGGAGCAGAAGATAGAAAAGATTTCTACAATAGATACTCATTCTCCAGAATATACAGTTTCTAAAAATTATTTGGATACTTTATTTGCTTTGCCTTGGAATAAGGAAAATAAAGAAAGAGAAGATATATCAAAAAGCAAAAAGATATTAGACAGAGATCATTACGGACTTGAAGATGTTAAAGAGAGAATATACGAATTTTTAGCAGTGAGAAAATTAAATCCTGAGAAAAAATCTTCTATACTATGTTTTGTGGGCCCTCCGGGGGTTGGTAAAACTTCTATAGGTAAGAGCATTGCTGAGGCATTAGACAGACCTTTCTTTAGATTTTCTTTAGGCGGTATGAGAGATGAAGCTGAAATAAAAGGACATAGAAGAACTTATATAGGGGCTATGCCTGGAAAAATTATTGAGGCTTTAAAGATAGTAAAAGTAAAAAATCCTGTTCTTATGCTTGATGAAATTGATAAATTGGGAACAAGTTTTCAGGGTGATCCTTCAAGTGCATTACTGGAAGTTTTAGATCCGGAACAGAATGCATCATTTAGAGATCATTATTTGGATTTGCCTTTCGATTTATCAAATGTTTTATTCATTACTACTGCAAATACACTTGATACAATTCCTAGACCTTTGCTTGACAGAATGGAAGTTATAAGACTTTCAGGCTACATTATGGAAGAGAAATTAAAAATAGCTTCTAAATATATTATACCTAGACAAGTTAAAGCTCATGGTCTTGATATAAAAAATATTAACTTCACAAATAAAGCTATAAGTGCAATAATAGACGGTTATGCCAGAGAGGCTGGAGTTAGAAATTTTGAAAGAAGAATAGAGAGAATATGCAGAAAAATAGCTGCTGATATTGTAGAGCATAATAAAAAAACTTACAGCTATATAGTAGATGAAAAAGATTTAGAGAAGTATCTTAAAAAGCCAATATTCACAGAAGACTTCACAGAGAAGGATTTGAAGCCAGGAAACTCTATAGGCTTAGCTTGGACATCTTTAGGCGGTGCAACTCTCACTATAGAATCAATAAAGGTATCAGAGAAAAAAGATTCAGGAAACATACAGGTAACAGGACAGCTTGGAGATGTTATGAGCGAGAGTGTAGAGATAGCTTACAGTTATGTAAAAAGCGTTGCCAAAGATTATGGTGTTCCTGAAAATTATTTTAATGATGCTATGATTCACTTGCATATTCCTGAAGGAGCTACTCCTAAAGACGGCCCTTCAGCAGGCATTACTATGGCTACTGCTTTGCTTTCACTTTCTATGAATAAAGTTATAAGAAATGATACTGCTATGACAGGAGAGCTTTCATTAAATGGAAAAGTTTTACCTATAGGCGGATTAAAAGAAAAGACTATAGCGGCAAAAAGACTTGGATTCATTAAGCATATAATAATACCTCATGAAAATATTAGGGATTTAGATGAGATTCCTGAAAATGTTAAAAAGGGTTTAACTTTCCACCCTGTAAAAGATGTTAAAGAGGTGTTTGACTTTATGTTTAAATTGAATAAGCTAAATAAAGCAAATAAATCAGAAAACAAAAAATCATCTAAAAAAACAAACAAAAAAAGTAAATAA
- a CDS encoding methyl-accepting chemotaxis protein: MKIFNSLQFKISMVIVVPFIIMLIISNLFNIFSVNNVTKKLSYKVLEESAKGEAAKVQALVQEAFDSLSTFEYTVDNLYRSGERNREVYKNTTKDFFETLPEGTGALFLVFKNNVMGNDADYINDPKYSEAGGMFSDYVYRNNGSADDRGMTSEELKSDYYSVPVTTGNINITSIYDFEVGGKMVKMNTWSIPLKNNGQIIGVAGVDIFIESLAPIMDNINPFENTLTSLFDHNGTLLYNKENETHVGKNIYEAYPYYKDNNVLESIKTGQTVIFEDFSTSLNTKSAYIFVPIKLETGQNWGMKILVPNYVILEDSNNIRNIMIIILAVILVIVFIITPLIIKKKVVFIIKLLAQDLTKLSKGDISWDTPPGFTELKDEWGDIARAIKSILDNLNNVMNTVKESSEQVESAANEVLSGNNDLSNRTEMQASSLEETASTMNEMASNVKFAVSDIYDSTNMVVEAKDYVGKAGKIIEESVNKMDAVYESSSKIMDITKMIESIAFQTNILALNASVEAARAGEQGRGFAVVASEVRNLAQNTQESVKNITSLIFDSNDKINLAAASVNESKDIFNDIADRMDKVSDLMQKVNIAAKEQENGIGQINIAINEMDSSVQQNAALVEEASSSSQLLLNEAKNLNKLIDFFKLR, from the coding sequence ATGAAGATCTTTAACAGCCTGCAATTTAAAATAAGTATGGTTATAGTTGTTCCTTTTATTATCATGCTTATTATATCAAATTTATTTAACATATTTTCTGTTAATAATGTTACTAAAAAACTTTCATATAAGGTATTGGAGGAAAGTGCTAAAGGTGAGGCAGCTAAAGTACAGGCCCTTGTTCAGGAAGCATTCGATAGTTTAAGTACATTTGAATATACAGTAGATAATTTATACAGATCAGGAGAGAGAAACAGAGAAGTATATAAAAATACAACTAAAGATTTTTTTGAAACTTTACCTGAAGGTACAGGAGCTTTGTTTCTTGTATTTAAAAATAATGTAATGGGCAATGATGCTGATTATATAAATGATCCTAAATATTCAGAAGCAGGAGGAATGTTCTCAGATTATGTATATAGAAATAATGGTTCTGCTGACGACAGAGGTATGACAAGCGAAGAATTAAAAAGCGATTATTATTCAGTGCCTGTAACTACAGGAAACATTAATATTACATCTATATATGATTTTGAAGTAGGCGGTAAGATGGTAAAAATGAATACTTGGTCTATACCTTTAAAAAATAATGGTCAAATTATAGGCGTTGCGGGTGTTGATATATTTATAGAATCATTAGCTCCGATAATGGATAATATTAATCCTTTTGAAAATACTCTCACTTCTTTATTTGATCATAATGGTACGCTTCTTTATAATAAAGAAAATGAAACTCATGTGGGTAAAAATATTTATGAAGCATATCCTTACTATAAAGACAATAATGTATTAGAAAGTATAAAAACAGGTCAAACTGTGATATTTGAGGATTTCAGTACCTCTTTAAATACTAAATCTGCATATATATTTGTACCTATAAAACTTGAAACAGGTCAGAATTGGGGTATGAAAATATTGGTTCCTAATTATGTAATACTTGAAGATAGTAATAATATCAGAAATATTATGATTATAATTTTAGCTGTAATATTAGTAATAGTATTTATTATTACCCCTCTAATAATAAAGAAGAAAGTTGTATTTATCATTAAATTACTTGCTCAGGATTTAACTAAATTATCTAAAGGAGATATATCTTGGGATACTCCTCCAGGATTTACAGAACTTAAAGATGAATGGGGAGATATAGCAAGAGCAATAAAAAGCATATTAGATAATTTAAATAATGTTATGAATACAGTTAAAGAATCATCAGAACAAGTTGAAAGTGCTGCCAATGAAGTTCTTTCAGGAAATAATGATTTATCTAATAGAACAGAAATGCAGGCTTCCAGCTTGGAGGAAACAGCATCAACTATGAATGAAATGGCTTCTAATGTAAAATTTGCCGTTTCTGATATATATGATAGCACAAATATGGTTGTTGAAGCAAAGGATTATGTAGGTAAGGCAGGTAAGATAATAGAAGAAAGCGTTAATAAAATGGATGCTGTTTATGAGTCAAGTTCTAAAATAATGGATATAACTAAAATGATAGAATCTATTGCCTTTCAAACAAATATACTTGCACTTAATGCTTCAGTAGAGGCGGCAAGGGCTGGAGAGCAGGGAAGAGGTTTTGCTGTTGTAGCCAGCGAAGTTAGAAATTTAGCACAGAATACACAGGAATCCGTAAAAAATATTACTTCTCTTATATTTGATAGTAATGATAAAATAAATTTAGCTGCTGCTAGCGTTAATGAATCTAAGGATATTTTTAATGATATAGCAGATAGAATGGATAAAGTTTCTGATTTAATGCAGAAAGTTAATATAGCTGCGAAAGAGCAGGAAAATGGTATAGGGCAGATTAATATCGCCATAAATGAAATGGATTCTTCAGTTCAGCAAAATGCAGCTTTGGTTGAAGAGGCTAGTTCTTCATCTCAATTACTTCTTAATGAAGCTAAGAATTTGAATAAATTAATTGATTTCTTTAAATTAAGATAA
- the ruvB gene encoding Holliday junction branch migration DNA helicase RuvB, producing the protein MDKESITNAEENSYDKPNNNIRPQGFDDFLGQNNIKSKLKVFINSAKKREVSLDHILFYGPPGLGKTTLAQIIANEMGSNIKATSAPIIERPGDLASILTTLGEKDILFIDEIHRLRTVVEEVLYSAMEDFFVDIKVGEGTSAKSFRVKLPHFTLIGATTRSGLLSTPLYDRFGIVERLEFYTNEDLANIVKRSSDFLNINITDEAAISIASRSRGTPRIVNRLLRRVFDFATVHDVLKIDEKFACDSLEKLGIDKNGFEALDKLYLNTIIKHYNGGPVGVDTLSVSLSEQIETIEDVIEPYLIQCGFIKRTPKGRVATNKAYGYLNLSSKYDDNYSNEERGLFDF; encoded by the coding sequence ATGGATAAAGAAAGCATAACAAATGCTGAAGAAAACTCTTATGATAAGCCTAATAATAATATAAGACCTCAGGGTTTTGATGATTTTTTAGGACAGAATAATATAAAATCAAAATTGAAAGTCTTTATAAATAGTGCTAAAAAAAGAGAAGTTTCTTTAGATCATATACTATTTTACGGTCCTCCAGGACTTGGAAAAACTACATTAGCCCAAATAATAGCAAATGAAATGGGAAGCAATATAAAAGCAACATCAGCACCTATAATAGAGCGTCCCGGAGATTTGGCTTCTATACTCACTACTTTGGGGGAAAAAGATATACTATTTATAGATGAAATACATAGACTTAGAACTGTAGTTGAAGAAGTGCTTTATTCAGCTATGGAAGATTTTTTCGTAGATATAAAGGTGGGAGAAGGAACATCTGCTAAAAGTTTCAGAGTGAAATTACCTCATTTTACTTTGATAGGTGCTACAACAAGAAGCGGTTTATTAAGTACGCCTTTATATGATAGATTCGGAATAGTAGAAAGACTGGAATTTTATACCAATGAAGATTTGGCTAATATAGTAAAGAGAAGTTCTGATTTTCTCAATATAAATATTACAGATGAGGCTGCAATTTCTATAGCATCAAGATCAAGAGGAACACCTAGAATAGTTAATAGGCTTTTGAGAAGAGTTTTTGACTTTGCTACGGTACATGATGTTTTAAAAATAGACGAGAAGTTTGCCTGTGATTCTCTTGAAAAATTAGGGATAGATAAAAATGGCTTTGAGGCACTTGACAAACTTTATTTAAATACTATCATTAAACATTATAATGGAGGTCCTGTAGGAGTAGATACTTTATCAGTGTCTTTATCCGAACAGATAGAAACTATAGAAGATGTGATAGAGCCTTATCTTATACAATGCGGCTTTATAAAAAGAACACCAAAAGGAAGAGTTGCTACAAATAAGGCTTATGGTTATTTAAATCTTTCTTCAAAGTATGACGATAATTATAGTAACGAAGAAAGAGGTTTATTTGACTTTTAA
- a CDS encoding M23 family metallopeptidase, translating to MTFKEFIILITDDTTTTKEKKSNAQLDKYYLEETSKDVKNLAKKFVGNFKDANKSADNSNSRFDISYKKNVQLKPTSRYKAPRAKIKFNRTKKVFNKIYNATYGIRHIFKLVIDAIKRKGNHERSILIFYDDEEHGIRLPINNFMILFLFLVFSALIYTGYDAYNKQKEAREFYNTLSAREAKTYTLIEDYKKSLNRFSKALTEYNNTMKSISYTIDYNDLGTFNNNNNLNNNESGNIEKMLSELDSYQKNVLSFMEVSPKIHREIPLGWPVAGGGRISSGFGARLSPFNQEKSYHYGVDIAGPYGTPILAVADGVVTFAGWRNGYGWFVLITHANGYQTAYGHNSKLLVDYGQKVKRGERIALIGNTGRTTGIHCHFEVRVGGDHKNPMPYLSARF from the coding sequence TTGACTTTTAAGGAGTTTATTATTTTAATTACAGACGATACTACAACCACAAAAGAAAAAAAGTCCAATGCTCAGTTGGATAAATATTATTTGGAAGAAACTTCAAAAGATGTAAAAAATTTAGCTAAAAAATTTGTAGGAAATTTTAAAGATGCTAATAAATCTGCTGATAATTCAAATTCCAGATTCGATATAAGCTATAAAAAAAATGTTCAATTAAAACCTACTTCAAGATATAAAGCCCCAAGAGCAAAAATCAAATTCAATAGAACTAAGAAAGTTTTTAATAAAATATATAATGCTACATACGGAATAAGACATATATTTAAATTAGTTATAGATGCAATAAAAAGAAAAGGAAATCATGAAAGAAGCATACTTATATTCTACGATGATGAAGAACATGGTATAAGACTTCCTATAAATAACTTTATGATTTTATTTCTTTTCTTGGTATTCTCTGCTTTAATATATACAGGTTATGATGCCTATAATAAACAGAAAGAAGCTAGAGAATTTTATAATACTCTTTCAGCAAGAGAAGCTAAAACTTATACTTTAATAGAAGATTATAAAAAGTCTTTAAATAGATTCTCTAAAGCATTAACAGAATATAATAATACTATGAAATCTATATCATATACAATAGATTATAATGACTTGGGTACATTTAATAATAACAATAATTTGAATAATAATGAATCCGGAAATATTGAAAAAATGCTTAGCGAATTGGATTCATACCAAAAGAATGTACTTTCATTTATGGAAGTATCTCCAAAAATACATAGAGAAATTCCTTTAGGCTGGCCTGTTGCAGGAGGCGGAAGAATATCAAGCGGATTCGGAGCAAGACTTTCTCCTTTCAATCAGGAAAAAAGCTATCACTATGGAGTTGATATAGCTGGTCCTTATGGCACTCCTATACTTGCTGTTGCTGACGGTGTGGTTACATTTGCCGGATGGAGAAACGGATATGGTTGGTTCGTACTAATCACTCATGCTAATGGATATCAAACTGCTTACGGACATAATTCTAAACTTCTAGTTGATTATGGTCAGAAAGTAAAAAGAGGCGAAAGAATAGCTCTTATAGGAAATACTGGAAGAACTACAGGAATACACTGCCATTTCGAGGTTAGAGTCGGAGGAGATCATAAAAATCCTATGCCTTATTTGAGTGCTAGGTTCTGA
- a CDS encoding flavin reductase: protein MNTFALTKLSYGMYILTTIDGDKPVGCTINTSTQITATPTTIMISVNKNNYTNECIKKHGKFALSILSEKSDPTLIGGFGFRSSRDNNKFENVAYEMKEGLPVIKAANAYLICKVIDSLEVHTHTIFIGELIDADIFDNETNSMTYAYYHNVIKGNTPANASTANAYKKEDNKEEAQKTKSVYKCKTCGFEYKGDIPFEDLPSDWKCPICGEPKSNFEKIS from the coding sequence ATGAACACTTTTGCTTTGACTAAACTTTCTTATGGAATGTACATTTTGACAACTATTGATGGTGATAAACCTGTAGGCTGTACTATAAATACTTCTACTCAAATAACAGCTACTCCTACAACTATTATGATCAGTGTTAATAAAAATAATTATACTAATGAATGTATAAAAAAACATGGTAAATTTGCTTTGTCTATACTTTCAGAAAAAAGTGATCCTACATTGATAGGAGGTTTTGGATTCAGAAGCTCAAGAGATAATAATAAATTTGAAAATGTTGCTTATGAGATGAAAGAAGGCTTGCCTGTAATAAAAGCAGCAAATGCATATTTAATTTGTAAGGTAATAGATAGTTTAGAAGTTCATACTCATACTATATTCATAGGTGAGCTAATAGATGCTGATATATTTGATAATGAAACTAATTCTATGACTTATGCTTATTATCATAATGTCATTAAGGGTAATACACCTGCAAATGCATCTACTGCTAATGCTTATAAAAAAGAAGATAATAAAGAAGAAGCTCAGAAAACTAAATCAGTATATAAATGTAAAACTTGCGGATTTGAATATAAAGGAGATATACCATTCGAGGATTTGCCAAGTGATTGGAAATGTCCTATATGCGGAGAGCCTAAAAGTAATTTTGAAAAAATCTCATAA